A section of the Streptomyces sp. NBC_00178 genome encodes:
- the prmC gene encoding peptide chain release factor N(5)-glutamine methyltransferase — protein MNLLLAEVAQATQRLADAGVPSPRFDAEELAAFVHGVKRGQLHNVPDADFDARYWETIARREAREPLQHITGRAFFRYLELQVGPGVFVPRPETESVVGWAIDAVRAMDVVEPLIVDLCTGSGAIALAMAQEVPRSRVHAVELSEDALRWTRKNAEGSRVTVHRGDALSALPELDGQVDLVISNPPYIPLTEWEYVAPEARDHDPQMALFSGEDGLDTIRGIERTAHRLLRPGGLVVIEHADTQGGQVPWIFTEERGWADAADHPDLNNRPRFATARKAMP, from the coding sequence ATGAACCTGCTGCTCGCCGAGGTGGCCCAGGCCACCCAGCGGCTGGCCGACGCCGGTGTCCCCTCCCCGCGATTCGACGCCGAGGAACTCGCCGCGTTCGTGCACGGGGTCAAGCGGGGCCAGCTGCACAACGTGCCGGACGCCGACTTCGACGCCCGCTACTGGGAGACGATCGCGCGCCGCGAGGCCCGCGAGCCGCTCCAGCACATCACCGGCCGCGCCTTCTTCCGCTACCTCGAACTCCAGGTGGGCCCCGGGGTCTTCGTCCCCCGCCCGGAGACGGAATCGGTCGTCGGCTGGGCGATAGACGCCGTCCGCGCGATGGACGTCGTCGAACCGCTGATCGTCGACCTGTGCACCGGATCGGGCGCGATCGCCCTCGCCATGGCGCAGGAGGTCCCGCGCTCGCGCGTGCACGCCGTCGAGCTGTCCGAGGACGCCCTCAGGTGGACCCGGAAGAACGCCGAGGGGTCCAGGGTCACCGTGCACCGCGGCGACGCCCTGAGCGCCCTCCCGGAGCTCGACGGCCAGGTCGACCTGGTGATCTCCAACCCGCCCTACATCCCGCTCACCGAGTGGGAGTACGTGGCGCCCGAGGCCCGCGACCACGACCCGCAGATGGCGCTGTTCTCCGGCGAGGACGGACTCGACACCATCCGCGGCATCGAGCGCACCGCGCACCGGCTGCTCCGCCCCGGCGGGCTCGTCGTCATCGAGCACGCCGACACCCAGGGCGGCCAGGTGCCGTGGATCTTCACCGAGGAGCGGGGCTGGGCCGACGCCGCCGACCACCCCGACCTGAACAACCGGCCCCGGTTCGCGACCGCCCGCAAGGCCATGCCGTGA
- a CDS encoding L-threonylcarbamoyladenylate synthase yields MARRYDCNDATDRTTGLREAASAVRRGELVVLPTDTVYGIGADAFSTEGVADLLDAKGRGRNMPTPVLIGSPNTLHGLVTDFSEQAWELVDAFWPGALTLVARHQPSLQWDLGDTRGTVAVRMPLHPVAIELLTEVGPMAVSSANLTGHPSPEDCDAAQDMLGDSVSVYLDGGPTPGIVPSSIVDVTGRIPVLLRAGALSAEELRKVVPDLEVAN; encoded by the coding sequence ATGGCACGGCGATACGACTGCAACGACGCGACCGACCGTACGACCGGCCTGCGTGAAGCCGCGTCCGCCGTCCGCCGCGGCGAACTGGTCGTGCTGCCCACCGACACCGTCTACGGCATCGGTGCGGACGCCTTCAGCACCGAGGGCGTCGCCGACCTCCTCGACGCCAAGGGCCGCGGCCGCAACATGCCCACCCCCGTCCTGATCGGGTCCCCGAACACCCTGCACGGCCTGGTCACCGACTTCTCCGAGCAGGCGTGGGAGCTCGTCGACGCGTTCTGGCCCGGCGCCCTCACGCTCGTCGCCAGGCACCAGCCGTCGCTCCAGTGGGACCTCGGCGACACCCGCGGCACCGTCGCCGTCCGGATGCCCCTGCACCCCGTCGCCATCGAGCTGCTGACGGAGGTCGGCCCGATGGCCGTCTCCAGCGCCAACCTCACCGGACACCCCTCTCCCGAGGACTGCGACGCCGCCCAGGACATGCTCGGCGACAGCGTCTCCGTCTACCTCGACGGCGGCCCGACCCCCGGCATCGTGCCGTCCTCGATCGTCGACGTCACCGGCAGGATCCCCGTGCTGCTCCGGGCCGGCGCACTCTCGGCCGAGGAACTCCGCAAGGTGGTACCCGACCTCGAGGTGGCCAATTGA
- a CDS encoding arsenate reductase/protein-tyrosine-phosphatase family protein produces the protein MTAPEGRGIAGQHDAFRILHVSTGNVCRSPITERLTRHALMDRLGDPLSGGLIVESAGTWGHEGAPMEANAEVVLADFGADASGFVGRELLDEHVIRADLVLTATRDHRAQVISMGHSAGLRTFTLKEFTRLVRAIDPATLPDAREEGVVERARALVRAAAALRGWLLAPTAEADEVYDPYGAPITFFRSIGDEISQALDPVMTALTGVRAPH, from the coding sequence TTGACCGCCCCTGAGGGGCGTGGCATAGCGGGGCAGCACGACGCCTTCCGCATCCTCCACGTCAGCACCGGCAACGTCTGCCGCTCGCCCATCACCGAGCGGCTGACCCGCCACGCCCTCATGGACCGCCTCGGTGATCCGCTGAGCGGCGGACTCATCGTGGAGAGCGCGGGCACCTGGGGACACGAGGGCGCGCCCATGGAGGCCAACGCCGAGGTCGTCCTCGCCGACTTCGGCGCCGACGCCTCCGGCTTCGTCGGCCGCGAACTCCTCGACGAGCACGTGATCCGCGCCGACCTGGTGCTGACCGCCACCCGCGACCACCGGGCCCAGGTCATCTCCATGGGCCACTCCGCGGGCCTGCGGACCTTCACGCTCAAGGAGTTCACCCGGCTGGTGCGGGCCATAGACCCCGCGACCCTGCCCGACGCCCGCGAGGAGGGCGTCGTCGAGCGCGCCCGCGCGCTGGTGCGCGCCGCGGCGGCCCTGCGCGGCTGGCTCCTCGCGCCCACCGCCGAGGCGGACGAGGTCTACGACCCCTACGGCGCCCCGATCACGTTCTTCCGTTCCATCGGCGACGAGATCAGCCAGGCGCTCGACCCCGTCATGACGGCCCTGACCGGGGTCCGCGCCCCCCACTGA
- the glyA gene encoding serine hydroxymethyltransferase: MPVTTPLAPAAVPPPDTTLPQDFRALLRQDPEIGGILLAEAGRQASTLQLIAAENFTSPAVLAALGSPLANKYAEGYPGARHHGGCEQADAAEGLAVRRATALFGAEHANVQPHSGSSAVLAAYAALLRPGDTVLAMGLPYGGHLTHGAPGNFSGRWFEFVGYGVDPDSGLIDYAQVRALARARRPKAIVCGSISYPRHPDYELFRDIADEAGAYLIADAAHPMGLIAGGAAPSPVPYADVVCATTHKVLRGPRGGMILCGVELAERIDRAVFPFTQGGAQMHTVAAKAVAFGEAATPAYAVYAHRVVAHARALAAALEAEGFEVTTGGTDTHLVVADPAPLGVDGRTARERLCAAGMVLDTCALPYGDARGIRLGTAAVTTQGMDEDDMARIAGLFGAAVREEGDTGRLRADVRALAERNPPYPG, translated from the coding sequence ATGCCGGTCACCACGCCCCTCGCACCCGCAGCCGTCCCCCCGCCGGACACGACCCTGCCGCAGGACTTCCGTGCCCTGCTCCGCCAGGACCCGGAGATCGGCGGCATCCTGCTGGCCGAGGCCGGCCGGCAGGCGAGCACCCTCCAGCTGATCGCCGCCGAGAACTTCACCTCGCCCGCGGTCCTCGCGGCCCTCGGCTCCCCGCTCGCCAACAAGTACGCCGAGGGCTACCCCGGAGCCCGCCACCACGGCGGCTGCGAGCAGGCCGACGCCGCCGAGGGCCTCGCCGTCCGGCGCGCCACGGCGCTTTTCGGGGCCGAGCACGCCAACGTCCAGCCGCACTCGGGGTCCTCCGCCGTCCTCGCCGCGTACGCCGCGCTGCTGCGCCCAGGCGACACGGTGCTGGCCATGGGCCTTCCGTACGGCGGCCATCTCACCCACGGCGCCCCTGGGAACTTCTCCGGGCGCTGGTTCGAGTTCGTGGGCTACGGCGTCGACCCCGACAGCGGCCTCATCGACTACGCGCAGGTGCGCGCCCTCGCCCGGGCACGGCGCCCCAAGGCGATCGTCTGCGGCTCGATCTCCTACCCCAGGCACCCCGACTACGAGCTGTTCCGGGACATCGCCGACGAGGCCGGCGCCTATCTCATCGCCGACGCGGCCCATCCCATGGGACTGATCGCCGGGGGAGCGGCGCCCAGCCCGGTGCCGTACGCGGACGTGGTCTGCGCGACGACGCACAAGGTGCTGCGCGGGCCCCGCGGCGGCATGATCCTCTGCGGCGTCGAACTGGCCGAGCGGATCGACCGCGCGGTGTTCCCCTTCACCCAGGGCGGCGCGCAGATGCACACGGTCGCGGCGAAGGCGGTCGCGTTCGGCGAGGCGGCGACCCCGGCGTACGCGGTGTACGCCCACCGGGTCGTCGCGCACGCCCGGGCGCTCGCGGCCGCCCTGGAGGCCGAGGGCTTCGAGGTGACCACGGGCGGCACGGACACCCACCTCGTCGTCGCCGACCCCGCCCCCCTGGGCGTGGACGGCCGCACGGCACGCGAGCGGCTGTGCGCGGCGGGGATGGTCCTGGACACCTGCGCGCTGCCCTACGGGGACGCGCGCGGCATCCGGCTCGGCACGGCCGCGGTGACCACCCAGGGGATGGACGAGGACGACATGGCGCGGATCGCCGGGCTGTTCGGCGCCGCCGTGCGTGAGGAAGGCGACACGGGCCGGCTGCGGGCAGACGTGCGCGCGCTGGCCGAGCGCAATCCGCCGTATCCGGGGTAG
- a CDS encoding MraY family glycosyltransferase, giving the protein MRDYLLTLCVTAAVTYLLTGPVRKFAIAVGAMPAIRARDVHREPTPRLGGIAMFGGLCAGLIVADHLFNLNGVFELSNEPRALLSGAALIWLIGVLDDKFEIDALIKLGGQMIAAAVMVIQGLTILWLPIPGVGTVALTQWQGTLLTVALVVITINAVNFVDGLDGLAAGMVCIASAAFFLYTYRLWYGYGIEAAAPATLFAAILMGMCLGFLPHNMHPARIFMGDSGSMLIGLVLAAGAISVTGQVDPDTMKLFEGSERQATHAMLPVFIPLLLPLTIIAIPAADLVLAIVRRTWNGQSPFAADRGHLHHRLLEIGHSHSRSVLIMYFWSALIAFGAVGYSVHSASLWIVLVIVGLSAVGLILLLMPRFTPRAPRWAEAFVPPRYRRRRRAAHPEDPATEALDGQHGPGGSEMASPVPERAPVAVGVSGVNGATAIGPRSRFADRDRADSSR; this is encoded by the coding sequence GTGCGTGATTACCTGCTGACGCTCTGTGTCACGGCCGCAGTTACCTATCTGCTGACCGGACCCGTGCGGAAGTTCGCCATCGCGGTCGGAGCGATGCCCGCGATCCGAGCGCGCGACGTACACCGGGAACCGACTCCTCGGCTCGGTGGCATCGCCATGTTCGGCGGACTGTGCGCCGGCCTGATCGTCGCGGACCACCTGTTCAACCTGAACGGTGTCTTCGAACTCTCCAACGAGCCCAGGGCGCTGCTCTCCGGTGCCGCCCTGATCTGGCTGATCGGTGTCCTGGACGACAAGTTCGAGATCGACGCCCTGATCAAGCTCGGCGGACAGATGATCGCCGCCGCGGTCATGGTCATCCAGGGTCTGACGATCCTGTGGCTGCCCATCCCCGGTGTCGGCACGGTCGCGCTCACCCAGTGGCAGGGCACGCTCCTCACGGTCGCCCTGGTCGTGATCACCATCAACGCGGTCAACTTCGTCGACGGCCTGGACGGCCTCGCGGCCGGCATGGTGTGCATCGCCTCCGCGGCGTTCTTCCTGTACACCTACCGCCTCTGGTACGGGTACGGGATCGAGGCCGCGGCCCCCGCGACGCTCTTCGCCGCGATCCTGATGGGCATGTGCCTGGGCTTCCTGCCGCACAACATGCACCCCGCCCGGATCTTCATGGGGGACTCCGGATCGATGCTGATCGGCCTCGTCCTGGCCGCCGGCGCCATCTCCGTCACCGGTCAGGTCGACCCGGACACGATGAAGCTCTTCGAGGGCAGCGAGCGGCAGGCCACCCACGCGATGCTCCCCGTCTTCATCCCGCTGCTGCTGCCGCTCACGATCATCGCGATCCCGGCCGCCGACCTCGTGCTGGCCATCGTGCGCCGCACCTGGAACGGGCAGTCGCCGTTCGCCGCCGACCGCGGGCACCTGCACCACCGGCTGCTGGAGATCGGGCACTCGCACAGCAGGTCCGTGCTGATCATGTACTTCTGGTCCGCGCTGATCGCGTTCGGCGCCGTCGGCTACTCGGTGCACTCGGCCTCGCTGTGGATCGTGCTGGTCATCGTCGGACTCAGCGCCGTCGGCCTGATCCTCCTGCTCATGCCGCGCTTCACCCCGCGCGCGCCGCGCTGGGCCGAGGCGTTCGTACCGCCCCGCTACCGGCGCCGCAGGCGCGCGGCTCACCCCGAGGACCCCGCCACGGAGGCCCTCGACGGCCAACACGGGCCGGGCGGCTCGGAGATGGCCTCCCCGGTACCGGAACGCGCCCCCGTGGCCGTGGGAGTGTCCGGCGTCAACGGCGCGACGGCCATCGGCCCCCGTTCGCGCTTCGCGGATCGGGACCGGGCCGACTCGTCACGCTGA
- the atpB gene encoding F0F1 ATP synthase subunit A, whose protein sequence is MSADPTQVLAFETDCHIFDGCGFPAPGLHSFLFEPLWGDADSNLYFNKPMLLALLGSVIIVGFFWAAFRKPKMVPGKLQSVAEMGYDFVRRGIVYETIGKREGEKYVPLIVSLFFFVWMMNLWSIIPVAQFPVTSIIAYPAVLALIVYVLWVSLTFKRHGFVGGWKNITGYDKSLGPVLPLAMLIEFFSNLLVRPFTHAVRLFANMFAGHTLLLLFTIASWYLLNGIGIAYAGVSFVMVIVMTAFELFIQALQAYVFVLLTCTFIQGALAKHH, encoded by the coding sequence GTGAGTGCTGACCCGACACAGGTGCTCGCCTTCGAGACCGATTGCCACATCTTCGACGGTTGTGGTTTCCCGGCACCCGGCCTGCACTCGTTCCTGTTCGAGCCCCTCTGGGGAGACGCGGACAGCAACCTGTACTTCAACAAGCCGATGCTGCTGGCCCTGCTCGGCTCGGTCATCATCGTCGGTTTCTTCTGGGCTGCGTTCCGCAAGCCCAAGATGGTCCCCGGCAAGCTGCAGTCGGTCGCCGAGATGGGCTACGACTTCGTCCGCCGCGGCATCGTCTACGAGACGATCGGCAAGCGCGAGGGCGAGAAGTACGTCCCGCTGATCGTCTCGCTGTTCTTCTTCGTCTGGATGATGAACCTCTGGTCGATCATCCCGGTCGCCCAGTTCCCCGTGACGTCGATCATCGCGTACCCGGCGGTACTGGCCCTGATCGTGTACGTGCTCTGGGTCAGCCTGACCTTCAAGCGGCACGGATTCGTCGGCGGCTGGAAGAACATCACCGGCTACGACAAGTCGCTCGGCCCGGTGCTCCCGCTGGCGATGCTGATCGAGTTCTTCTCGAACCTGCTGGTCCGGCCGTTCACGCACGCGGTGCGACTCTTCGCGAACATGTTCGCCGGTCACACCCTGCTGCTGCTGTTCACGATCGCCAGCTGGTACCTGCTCAACGGCATCGGTATCGCCTACGCGGGCGTCTCGTTCGTCATGGTCATCGTGATGACCGCGTTCGAGCTCTTCATCCAGGCGCTGCAGGCGTACGTCTTCGTGCTCCTGACCTGCACCTTCATCCAGGGCGCGCTCGCCAAGCACCACTGA
- the atpE gene encoding ATP synthase F0 subunit C → MSQTLAAVSGSLGSVGYGLAAIGPGVGVGIIFGNGTQALARQPEAAGLIRANQILGFAFCEALALIGLVMPFVYGK, encoded by the coding sequence ATGTCCCAGACCCTTGCTGCCGTCAGCGGCTCCCTCGGTTCCGTCGGTTACGGCCTCGCCGCGATCGGCCCCGGCGTCGGCGTCGGCATCATCTTCGGTAACGGCACCCAGGCTCTCGCCCGTCAGCCCGAGGCTGCCGGTCTCATCCGCGCCAACCAGATCCTCGGCTTCGCCTTCTGTGAGGCGCTCGCCCTCATCGGTCTGGTCATGCCGTTCGTCTACGGCAAGTGA
- a CDS encoding F0F1 ATP synthase subunit B, which yields MSQLLTVAAEEMENPLIPPIPELVIGLIAFVIVFGFLAKKLLPNINKVLEERREAIEGGIEKADAAQTEAQSVLEQYKAQLAEARHEAARLRQEAQEQGAVIIQEMRAEGQRQREEIIAAGHAQIEADRKAAASALRQDVGTLATALAGKLVGESLEDHARQSGTVDRFLDELEAKAEAVR from the coding sequence ATGAGTCAGCTGCTTACGGTCGCGGCCGAGGAGATGGAAAATCCCCTCATCCCGCCGATTCCAGAGCTCGTCATCGGCCTCATCGCCTTCGTCATCGTCTTCGGCTTCCTCGCCAAGAAGCTCCTCCCGAACATCAACAAGGTTCTGGAAGAGCGTCGCGAGGCCATCGAAGGCGGTATCGAGAAGGCCGACGCGGCCCAGACCGAGGCCCAGAGCGTTCTTGAGCAGTACAAGGCTCAGCTCGCCGAGGCCCGCCACGAAGCCGCCCGTCTGCGCCAGGAGGCGCAGGAGCAGGGTGCCGTCATCATCCAGGAGATGAGGGCGGAAGGTCAGCGGCAGCGCGAAGAGATCATCGCCGCCGGCCACGCCCAGATCGAGGCGGACCGCAAGGCCGCGGCCTCGGCGCTGCGTCAGGACGTGGGCACCCTCGCCACCGCTCTGGCCGGCAAGCTCGTCGGCGAGTCCCTCGAGGACCACGCCCGGCAGAGCGGAACCGTCGACCGGTTCCTCGACGAGCTCGAGGCGAAGGCCGAGGCCGTCCGATGA
- a CDS encoding F0F1 ATP synthase subunit delta, whose amino-acid sequence MNGASREALAAARERLDALTDSTSVDAAKLAEELAAVTALLDREVSLRRVLTDPSQGGEAKAELAGRLLSGQTSGETVDLVSGMVRSRWSQSRDLVDSVEELANTADLTAAQRAGVLDDVEDELFRFGRIVGSDKDLRSALTSRTASAAAKSELLRSLLTGKAQSVTGRLVTRLVIQPRGRSLEAGLDSLAKLAAERRDRMVAVVTSAVPLSDRQKQRLGAALAKIYGRQMHLNLDVDPEVLGGITVRVGDEVINGTIAERLAEANRRMAR is encoded by the coding sequence ATGAACGGAGCGAGCCGCGAGGCGCTGGCCGCCGCACGCGAGCGCCTCGACGCACTGACCGACAGCACGTCGGTCGACGCGGCGAAGCTCGCCGAGGAGCTGGCAGCCGTCACCGCGCTGCTCGACCGCGAGGTGTCTCTGCGCCGGGTCCTCACCGACCCGTCGCAGGGCGGCGAGGCGAAGGCCGAGCTGGCCGGACGGCTGCTGAGCGGTCAGACGAGCGGCGAGACCGTGGACCTGGTCTCCGGCATGGTCCGCTCCCGCTGGTCGCAGTCGCGTGACCTGGTCGACTCGGTCGAGGAGCTGGCGAACACCGCAGACCTCACCGCCGCCCAGCGCGCGGGCGTCCTCGACGACGTCGAGGACGAGCTGTTCCGGTTCGGCCGGATCGTCGGTTCCGACAAGGACCTGCGTTCCGCGCTCACGAGCCGCACGGCGTCGGCCGCCGCCAAGAGCGAGCTGCTCCGCAGCCTGCTCACCGGCAAGGCGCAGTCCGTCACCGGGCGTCTCGTCACCCGCCTGGTGATCCAGCCGCGTGGACGTAGCCTGGAAGCGGGACTGGACTCCCTGGCCAAGCTGGCCGCGGAGCGCAGGGACCGCATGGTCGCCGTCGTCACCTCCGCGGTGCCGCTGTCCGACCGGCAGAAGCAGCGCCTCGGCGCCGCTCTGGCGAAGATCTACGGCCGGCAGATGCACCTGAACCTCGATGTGGACCCCGAGGTCCTCGGCGGGATCACGGTGCGCGTCGGTGACGAGGTCATCAACGGCACGATCGCGGAGCGCCTCGCCGAGGCGAACCGCCGGATGGCCCGCTGA
- the atpA gene encoding F0F1 ATP synthase subunit alpha — protein sequence MAELTIRPEEIRDALENFVQSYQPDAASREEVGTVSVAGDGIAKVEGLPSAMANELLKFEDGTLGLALNLEEREIGAIVLGEFSGIEEGQPVQRTGEVLSVGVGEGYLGRVVDPLGNPIDGLGEIATEGRRALELQAPGVMVRKSVHEPMQTGYKAVDAMVPIGRGQRQLIIGDRQTGKTALAVDTIINQRDNWRSGDVNKQVRCIYVAIGQKGSTIASVRGALEEAGALEYTTIVAAPASDPAGFKYLAPYTGSAIGQHWMYDGKHVLIIFDDLSKQADAYRAVSLLLRRPPGREAYPGDVFYLHSRLLERCAKLSDDMGAGSMTGLPIVETKANDVSAFIPTNVISITDGQCFLESDLFNAGQRPALNVGISVSRVGGSAQHKAMKQVSGRLRVDLAQFRELEAFAAFGSDLDAASKASLERGKRMVELLKQPQYAPFPMEEQVVSVWAGTTGKMDDVPVEDIRRFESELLEYLRRERKDLLTSIAEGGKMSDDTLQSIADAIAAFKQQFETSDGKLLGEG from the coding sequence ATGGCGGAGCTCACGATCCGGCCGGAGGAGATCCGGGACGCACTGGAGAACTTTGTCCAGTCGTACCAGCCGGACGCGGCCTCGCGCGAGGAGGTCGGTACGGTCAGCGTTGCCGGCGACGGCATCGCGAAGGTGGAGGGTCTGCCCTCCGCCATGGCGAACGAACTGCTGAAGTTCGAGGACGGGACCCTCGGTCTCGCCCTCAACCTCGAAGAGCGCGAGATCGGTGCGATCGTCCTCGGCGAGTTCAGCGGAATCGAGGAGGGCCAGCCGGTGCAGCGCACCGGTGAGGTGCTCTCCGTCGGCGTCGGCGAGGGCTACCTCGGCCGCGTCGTCGACCCGCTCGGCAACCCGATCGACGGTCTCGGCGAGATCGCGACCGAAGGACGTCGCGCCCTCGAGCTGCAGGCCCCTGGCGTCATGGTCCGCAAGTCGGTGCACGAGCCCATGCAGACCGGCTACAAGGCCGTCGACGCGATGGTGCCGATCGGCCGCGGCCAGCGTCAGCTGATCATCGGCGACCGTCAGACGGGTAAGACCGCTCTGGCCGTCGACACGATCATCAACCAGCGCGACAACTGGCGCTCGGGCGACGTGAACAAGCAGGTGCGCTGCATCTACGTCGCCATCGGTCAGAAGGGCTCCACCATCGCCTCCGTGCGCGGTGCCCTCGAAGAGGCCGGCGCGCTCGAGTACACGACCATCGTCGCCGCCCCGGCGTCCGACCCGGCCGGCTTCAAGTACCTGGCGCCGTACACCGGCTCGGCCATCGGCCAGCACTGGATGTACGACGGCAAGCACGTCCTCATCATCTTCGACGACCTCTCGAAGCAGGCCGACGCCTACCGCGCCGTGTCGCTTCTGCTGCGCCGTCCGCCGGGCCGCGAGGCCTACCCGGGCGACGTCTTCTACCTGCACTCGCGTCTGCTGGAGCGCTGCGCCAAGCTCTCCGACGACATGGGCGCCGGTTCGATGACGGGCCTCCCGATCGTCGAGACCAAGGCGAACGACGTGTCGGCGTTCATCCCGACCAACGTCATCTCCATCACCGACGGCCAGTGCTTCCTGGAGTCCGACCTGTTCAACGCGGGTCAGCGTCCGGCGCTCAACGTCGGTATCTCGGTCTCCCGAGTCGGTGGATCCGCCCAGCACAAGGCCATGAAGCAGGTCTCCGGCCGACTGCGCGTGGACCTCGCCCAGTTCCGTGAGCTGGAGGCGTTCGCCGCCTTCGGTTCCGACCTGGACGCGGCCTCGAAGGCGTCGCTGGAGCGCGGTAAGCGCATGGTCGAGCTGCTGAAGCAGCCGCAGTACGCCCCGTTCCCGATGGAGGAGCAGGTCGTCTCCGTCTGGGCCGGCACCACGGGCAAGATGGACGACGTCCCGGTCGAGGACATCCGCCGCTTCGAGAGCGAGCTGCTGGAGTACCTGCGCCGTGAGCGCAAGGACCTCCTGACCAGCATCGCCGAGGGCGGCAAGATGTCCGACGACACGCTGCAGTCGATCGCCGACGCGATCGCCGCCTTCAAGCAGCAGTTCGAGACCTCGGACGGCAAGCTCCTGGGCGAGGGCTGA
- a CDS encoding F0F1 ATP synthase subunit gamma, translating to MGAQLRVYKRRIQAVTATKKITKAMEMIAASRIVKAQRKVAASMPYATELTRAVTAVATGSNTNHPLTTEAESPARAAVLLLTSDRGLAGGYSSNAIKAAERLRERLAAEGKEVDTYIVGRKGVAYYGFRERKVSESWTGFTDSPEYSDAKKIAEPLIESIQKDTAEGGVDELHIVFTEFVSMMTQNAVDGRMLPLSLDQVAEESTEKGEILPLFDFEPSAEDVLDALLPRYVESRIYNALLQAAASEHAARRRAMKSATDNAGDLIKSLSRLANAARQAEITQEISEIVGGAGALADASAGSDK from the coding sequence ATGGGCGCTCAGCTTCGCGTTTACAAGCGCCGCATCCAAGCCGTCACCGCGACCAAGAAGATCACCAAGGCGATGGAGATGATCGCCGCCTCGCGCATCGTCAAGGCGCAGCGCAAGGTGGCGGCGTCGATGCCGTACGCGACCGAGCTCACCCGTGCGGTGACCGCGGTCGCGACCGGCTCGAACACCAACCATCCGCTCACCACCGAGGCCGAGTCCCCGGCCCGGGCGGCGGTCCTGCTCCTCACGAGCGACCGCGGTCTGGCCGGCGGCTACTCCTCCAACGCCATCAAGGCGGCGGAGCGGCTCCGGGAGCGGTTGGCGGCCGAGGGCAAGGAGGTCGACACGTACATCGTCGGCCGCAAGGGCGTCGCGTACTACGGCTTCCGTGAGCGCAAGGTCTCGGAGTCGTGGACCGGGTTCACGGACAGCCCCGAGTACTCGGATGCCAAGAAGATCGCCGAGCCCCTCATCGAGTCCATCCAGAAGGACACGGCCGAGGGCGGCGTCGACGAGCTGCACATCGTCTTCACGGAGTTCGTGTCGATGATGACGCAGAACGCGGTCGACGGCCGGATGCTGCCGCTGTCGCTCGACCAGGTCGCGGAGGAGAGCACCGAGAAGGGCGAGATCCTTCCGCTGTTCGACTTCGAGCCGTCGGCGGAGGACGTCCTCGACGCCCTTCTGCCGCGCTACGTCGAGAGCCGTATCTACAACGCACTGCTGCAGGCCGCCGCTTCCGAGCACGCCGCCCGCCGTCGTGCGATGAAGTCGGCGACCGACAACGCCGGGGACCTGATCAAGAGCCTCTCCCGGCTTGCCAACGCGGCCCGCCAGGCCGAAATCACCCAGGAAATCAGCGAGATCGTCGGCGGTGCAGGTGCGCTGGCCGACGCGTCCGCGGGGAGTGACAAGTAA